A section of the Papio anubis isolate 15944 chromosome 4, Panubis1.0, whole genome shotgun sequence genome encodes:
- the LOC116274586 gene encoding keratin-associated protein 13-1: protein MSYNCCSGNFSSRSFGGYLRYPASSCGFSYPSNLVSSTDLCSPSTCQLGSSLYRGRQETCWEPTSCETSFVESSPCQTSCYRPRTSLLCSPCQTPYSGSLGFGSSSCRSLGYGSRNCYSVGCGSSGFRSLGYGGCGFPSLGYGSGFCRPTYLASRSCQSSCYRPTCASGFYY from the coding sequence ATGTCCTACAACTGCTGCTCTGGAAACTTCTCCTCCCGCTCCTTTGGCGGCTACCTGCGCTACCCAGCCTCCTCCTGTGGCTTTTCCTATCCCAGCAACCTGGTCTCCAGCACTGACCTCTGCTCTCCCAGCACCTGCCAGCTGGGTTCCTCTCTCTACAGGGGCCGTCAGGAGACCTGCTGGGAGCCCACCAGCTGCGAGACGTCCTTTGTGGAGTCCAGCCCCTGCCAGACCTCCTGCTACCGCCCCAGAACCTCCTTGCTCTGCAGTCCCTGCCAGACCCCTTACTCTGGGTCTCTAGGCTTTGGATCCAGCAGCTGCCGCTCCCTGGGCTATGGATCGAGGAACTGCTACTCAGTGGGCTGTGGGTCCAGTGGCTTCAGATCCCTGGGTTATGGAGGCTGTGGCTTCCCTTCCCTGGGCTATGGCTCTGGATTCTGCCGCCCAACCTACCTGGCTTCTAGGAGCTGCCAGTCTTCTTGCTACAGACCAACTTGTGCATCAGGCTTCTATTATTGA